A stretch of the Desulfobacter sp. genome encodes the following:
- a CDS encoding response regulator, which translates to MEQDNLFKILTIDDEFYIRQSIRTYLEDYGYIVFEAENGQKGIEVFDRELPDLVLLDLRMPEMDGLQALEILKARSPETPLVVASGTGNMTSVVEALRLGAWDYIFKPIQDMDVLKHAIEKCLKESRLKKENREYQERLEELVQERTVALEKSEQRYKAVFEHTGAAIIIEPDNTVSMVNSKFAQIVGMDRKDIEGQKKWQDFVSEQDVDIMANLLETQKRKKPWTDTILQYELKIMSATDGIKFVYVSLGLIPGTGRLVASLLDITEKKQAEQRWLSLEKQLRKAQKMEAIGTLAGGIAHDLNNILSPVLGYADMIMRTAETGSPVFERSEKIQKAALRAADLVSQVLTFNRGQVLTFNRGIEEEKRRIKLHPVIREVIKLLRGSIPSTIRIIDKIDRNCDAVLADPTQIHQVVMNLCTNAYHAMEDTGGELIVELRQAELTPADMLAYPNLSTGAGTYLILEVCDTGCGMTEDVVERIFDPYFTTKEDGKGTGLGLATAYSIIQSCQGEIQVKTQPGQGSCFSVFIPAVKAEKEKAELSKIKGGGHGWQRRTPSGGG; encoded by the coding sequence TTGGAACAGGACAATCTGTTTAAGATTTTGACCATTGATGATGAGTTTTATATACGTCAAAGTATCCGAACCTATCTGGAGGATTACGGGTATATTGTTTTTGAGGCAGAAAATGGCCAAAAAGGGATTGAGGTTTTTGACAGGGAACTGCCGGATCTTGTGCTTTTGGATTTGAGGATGCCTGAGATGGACGGGCTTCAAGCGCTTGAAATTTTAAAAGCCCGGTCACCGGAGACCCCCCTGGTGGTGGCCTCGGGCACAGGAAATATGACCTCGGTTGTTGAGGCGCTTCGGCTCGGGGCCTGGGACTATATTTTCAAACCCATTCAAGATATGGATGTATTAAAGCATGCCATTGAAAAATGTCTTAAGGAGAGCCGCCTTAAAAAAGAAAACAGGGAATACCAGGAGCGGCTGGAGGAACTGGTCCAGGAGCGGACCGTGGCGCTTGAAAAAAGCGAGCAGCGTTATAAGGCTGTGTTTGAGCATACCGGAGCGGCCATTATTATTGAACCGGACAATACCGTATCCATGGTCAACTCGAAGTTTGCCCAGATTGTTGGAATGGACCGGAAAGATATTGAGGGTCAAAAGAAATGGCAGGATTTTGTTTCTGAACAGGATGTGGATATCATGGCCAATCTTCTTGAAACTCAAAAAAGGAAAAAGCCATGGACGGATACTATTTTACAATATGAGTTAAAAATTATGTCAGCCACGGACGGGATAAAATTTGTTTATGTCAGCCTTGGCCTGATTCCAGGCACCGGCCGGCTGGTGGCCTCCCTTTTGGATATCACCGAGAAAAAACAGGCAGAACAGCGGTGGCTGAGCCTGGAAAAACAATTGCGCAAGGCCCAGAAGATGGAAGCGATCGGGACATTGGCAGGGGGGATTGCCCATGACCTGAACAATATTTTAAGCCCGGTTTTGGGGTATGCCGATATGATTATGCGCACGGCTGAAACCGGGAGCCCGGTATTTGAACGGAGTGAAAAAATTCAAAAGGCTGCCCTCAGGGCTGCCGACCTGGTCAGCCAGGTGCTGACCTTTAACCGGGGCCAGGTGCTGACCTTTAACCGGGGCATAGAAGAGGAAAAACGCAGAATAAAACTGCACCCGGTGATCAGAGAGGTCATTAAACTCCTGCGAGGCTCCATTCCGTCAACCATCCGTATTATTGATAAAATTGATAGAAATTGTGATGCTGTCCTGGCCGATCCCACCCAGATTCACCAGGTGGTGATGAACCTGTGCACCAATGCCTACCATGCCATGGAAGACACCGGGGGGGAACTGATTGTCGAACTTCGCCAGGCTGAGTTGACCCCGGCGGATATGCTGGCCTACCCGAATCTGTCCACGGGGGCAGGCACCTATCTGATTCTTGAGGTCTGCGATACGGGGTGCGGCATGACCGAGGATGTTGTGGAACGAATATTTGATCCTTATTTTACAACCAAAGAGGACGGCAAAGGCACCGGCCTTGGCCTGGCAACGGCCTATAGCATTATTCAGTCCTGCCAGGGGGAGATCCAGGTTAAAACCCAGCCGGGGCAGGGCAGCTGTTTTTCTGTTTTTATTCCTGCGGTTAAAGCGGAAAAAGAAAAAGCAGAGCTCTCCAAGATCAAAGGGGGGGGGCATGGTTGGCAGAGGCGAACACCTTCTGGTGGTGGATGA
- a CDS encoding PadR family transcriptional regulator — translation MIEMMLLGFLMDGEKTGYEIKKYMENSTHYFFNIGFSSIYPKFKKLEAQGRVRLSQKVKNGKLNKVYALTDEGEKAFLDWLEITPKIERIRDEALLKVFFFDHLEDSKIKAQLKVHTQELKDQVQALEAIQERFSHYDMEPWKKNTLAFGIRYYHFLAQSFRDMLSTLPPGER, via the coding sequence ATGATTGAGATGATGCTGCTCGGATTTCTCATGGATGGAGAGAAAACTGGTTATGAGATTAAAAAATATATGGAAAACAGTACTCACTATTTTTTCAATATCGGGTTCAGCAGCATTTATCCCAAATTTAAAAAATTGGAAGCCCAGGGCAGGGTCCGGCTGAGCCAGAAGGTTAAAAATGGAAAACTCAACAAGGTATATGCCTTGACGGATGAAGGGGAAAAAGCCTTTCTGGACTGGCTGGAAATCACCCCAAAAATAGAGCGTATCCGGGACGAGGCCCTGCTCAAGGTTTTCTTTTTTGATCATCTTGAAGACAGTAAAATAAAGGCACAGCTCAAGGTGCATACCCAGGAATTAAAGGATCAGGTACAGGCCCTTGAGGCGATTCAAGAGCGGTTTTCCCACTATGATATGGAGCCGTGGAAAAAGAACACCTTGGCATTTGGAATCCGGTATTATCATTTTTTGGCCCAAAGCTTTCGTGACATGCTTTCAACGCTCCCCCCGGGTGAACGCTGA
- a CDS encoding transporter substrate-binding domain-containing protein, which yields MLFMGLKDAAFAWDIQKIILHTSVRNQVMDKITREIFNRINLEYSIEEYPWKRVISNMKNGKGDGVPFIYFRKERAEFLEYIESVITTGLAVYFSADKQAPAVFSFFSDLKPYTIGLVSGYRHCEDFENAIDRYEIKTDYAATIELNFKKLAVGRFDCFVESEILIAPLLISGTIDKTKFKVVPNDFCQDKFYFAFSKQSPARAVIPRINKVIREMKTDGTIARIMGRE from the coding sequence ATGCTGTTCATGGGGCTCAAGGATGCAGCTTTTGCCTGGGACATTCAAAAAATCATTCTCCATACCAGTGTCCGAAATCAAGTCATGGATAAAATCACCCGAGAGATATTCAATCGCATCAACCTTGAGTATTCCATAGAGGAGTATCCGTGGAAGCGGGTGATTTCCAATATGAAAAATGGTAAAGGCGACGGTGTACCATTCATATACTTCAGAAAAGAACGCGCTGAATTTTTGGAATATATCGAGTCTGTCATTACCACAGGACTCGCGGTCTATTTTTCAGCGGACAAACAGGCGCCAGCGGTTTTTTCTTTTTTTTCAGATCTGAAACCCTATACCATTGGCTTGGTTAGCGGTTATCGACATTGTGAAGATTTTGAAAATGCAATTGACAGGTATGAGATTAAAACAGATTATGCTGCAACGATTGAACTGAACTTTAAAAAATTAGCTGTGGGCCGTTTTGACTGCTTTGTCGAATCAGAAATTTTAATAGCGCCGCTTCTTATTTCAGGAACAATCGATAAAACAAAATTTAAAGTGGTTCCCAACGATTTTTGCCAAGACAAGTTTTATTTCGCATTTTCAAAACAATCACCCGCGCGAGCGGTGATTCCAAGAATAAATAAGGTGATCCGGGAAATGAAAACAGATGGAACAATAGCCCGGATCATGGGACGTGAATAA
- a CDS encoding response regulator, which translates to MVGRGEHLLVVDDDHDIAAMCKEGFEILGYQVDVFTSSTQALEYFKTCYQDIDLVVTDQTMPEMTGIELAREMMDIWPDLLVILCSGYAASINNEAVVKAGIQRFVMKPVTVDLLSRDIQMLLNPQAV; encoded by the coding sequence ATGGTTGGCAGAGGCGAACACCTTCTGGTGGTGGATGATGACCATGATATTGCCGCCATGTGCAAGGAGGGGTTTGAAATTTTAGGGTATCAGGTGGATGTTTTTACCTCGAGTACCCAGGCCCTTGAATATTTTAAAACCTGTTACCAGGATATCGACCTTGTGGTAACCGACCAGACCATGCCTGAAATGACAGGCATTGAACTGGCCCGGGAAATGATGGACATCTGGCCTGATCTGCTGGTGATTCTCTGTTCCGGATATGCGGCCTCTATCAACAATGAGGCGGTTGTCAAGGCAGGGATCCAGCGGTTTGTCATGAAACCGGTTACCGTGGATTTATTGTCCAGGGACATACAAATGCTGCTC
- a CDS encoding 4Fe-4S dicluster domain-containing protein, translating to MAAQIYHRLREQMDQYSTGFPASKSGVELKILEKLFTIEDAEIYLDLSMLLEAPEAFAQRTHRPLEESAEKLEAMAKRGLLFRHVKDGNKRYSAIPFVIGSYEFQLGRMDKEFAELTDRYMEEVFLEGMADNVVPLRTIPVGKSVNVVNQVAAYEDAKAIISGKDKIAVANCICRTQQGLLDKGCDKPKEVCMMFGSHADYYVENKMGRYIGKQEAFAILEKCEAAGLVNQPANMVNPGGMCNCCGDCCGVLRALNRQPNPGDLVYNRYWAAVDPEACSGCEICLDRCQMNAIEFEETARVDTARCIGCGLCVTTCPVDAIGLEEKPKNRHTPPPASGQELMSITAQKRGTSLVPLKM from the coding sequence ATGGCAGCGCAAATTTATCATCGGCTTCGGGAGCAAATGGACCAGTATTCAACGGGATTTCCAGCCAGCAAGTCCGGGGTGGAATTAAAGATTCTGGAAAAATTGTTCACTATAGAGGATGCTGAAATATACCTGGATCTTTCCATGCTTTTAGAAGCGCCCGAAGCCTTTGCCCAAAGAACCCATCGCCCTTTGGAAGAGAGTGCTGAAAAATTAGAGGCCATGGCAAAGCGGGGACTGCTTTTCCGCCATGTCAAGGACGGGAATAAACGGTATTCTGCGATTCCTTTTGTTATCGGATCCTATGAGTTTCAGCTGGGGCGCATGGACAAAGAATTTGCCGAGCTGACTGACAGGTACATGGAAGAGGTCTTTTTGGAGGGCATGGCAGACAATGTGGTGCCCCTGAGAACCATTCCCGTAGGCAAGTCCGTGAACGTGGTCAATCAGGTGGCGGCCTACGAGGATGCCAAGGCCATTATCAGCGGGAAAGATAAAATTGCCGTGGCCAACTGCATCTGCCGGACTCAGCAGGGACTTCTTGATAAGGGGTGTGACAAGCCTAAAGAGGTCTGCATGATGTTCGGTTCCCACGCGGATTACTATGTGGAAAATAAAATGGGCCGTTATATCGGTAAACAAGAGGCATTTGCCATTCTGGAAAAATGCGAAGCCGCCGGGCTGGTGAATCAGCCGGCCAATATGGTGAACCCCGGAGGCATGTGCAACTGCTGTGGAGACTGTTGCGGTGTACTTCGTGCGCTCAACCGTCAACCCAATCCCGGAGATTTGGTTTATAACCGCTACTGGGCAGCGGTTGACCCGGAAGCCTGCTCCGGATGCGAAATTTGCCTGGACCGGTGCCAGATGAATGCCATTGAATTTGAAGAAACCGCAAGGGTGGATACGGCACGGTGTATTGGATGCGGCCTTTGCGTCACCACCTGTCCTGTGGACGCAATCGGGCTGGAGGAAAAGCCCAAAAACCGCCATACGCCGCCTCCGGCAAGCGGCCAGGAGCTTATGTCCATTACGGCTCAAAAAAGGGGAACCTCTTTGGTTCCCCTTAAAATGTAA